One Spea bombifrons isolate aSpeBom1 chromosome 1, aSpeBom1.2.pri, whole genome shotgun sequence DNA window includes the following coding sequences:
- the NUDT12 gene encoding NAD-capped RNA hydrolase NUDT12, whose translation MQNPRKEMVSQLHNFCAAGDLPKLSALLSHSSSIINETAKNGWSALMFGARNGHFEVVKILLEKGCDKSLVNKSKQTALDIAKFWGHKHIVNLLANSKGGPRPQFFTSNEGEQDIFFCSTFLDRKSNKRTDTDWLKAKQMQNSSVYLLFSNLHPLVNLIGSKDSLREPEIKLCRLGYEEVKEYLSKPDEVSLVFLGVEKHLNSQHPAVNSVTGGQDDGLIAWFVINVEKISTDQFEKKHEGCYFLQPPMPAFMQLAYKEAGILAQARSVLAWHSRYKFCPTCGSGTIIEEGGYKRTCLKEGCPSLQGVHNTSYPRVDPVVIMLVIHPDGNQCLLGRQKRFPPGMFSCLAGFIEPGESIDDAVRREVEEESGVKVGHVQYVSCQPWPMPSSLMIGCLAVAISTEIRVDKIEIEEARWFTREQVVDSVMKGNHRLFSVPPRQAIAHQLIKHWIGMNSNL comes from the exons ATGCAGAATCCTAGGAAAGAAATGGTTTCTCAGCTTCACAATTTTTGTGCTGCGGGCGATCTTCCGAAACTGAGTGCCCTTCTCAGCCACTCATCCTCCATCATTAATGAAACGGCTAAAAATGGATGGAGTGCTCTTATGTTTGGTGCTAGAAACGGACACTTTGAAGTTGTAAAGATTCTCCTAGAGAAAGG GTGTGACAAGTCCCTGGTGAATAAATCCAAGCAGACAGCTTTGGATATTGCCAAATTTTGGGGCCATAAACACATTGTTAACTTACTCGCTAATTCGAAAGGTGGACCCAGGCCTCAATTTTTTACAAGCAACGAAGGGGagcaggacatttttttttgcagtacgTTTTTGGACAGAAAAAGTAACAAGCGGACTGACACGGATTGGCTAAAAGCCAAACAAATGCAGAACAGTTCTGTGTATCTCCTTTTTTCCAACTTACATCCTTTAGTGAATTTAATTGGGTCAAAAGACAGTTTACGAGAACCAGAAATCAAACTTTGCAGACTCGGGTATGAGGAAGTGAAGGAATACTTGTCAAAACCTGATGAGGTCTCTCTAGTATTTCTTGGGGTTGAAAAACATTTGAATAGCCAGCATCCCGCAGTTAACTCTGTAACCGGAGGGCAAGATGATGGATTGATTGCATGGTTTGTCATAAATGTAGAAAAGATTTCTACTGATCAGTTTGAAAAGAAACATGAAGGTTGTTATTTTCTTCAGCCCCCAATGCCTGCATTTATGCAGCTGGCCTACAAAGAAGCAG ggaTTTTGGCCCAAGCGAGGTCTGTTCTTGCCTGGCACAGTCGGTACAAGTTCTGTCCAACCTGTGGCAGTGGTACAATCATCGAAGAAGGTGGATATAAACGGACATGTTTAAAAGAGGGATGCCCAAGCTTACAAGGTGTTCATAACACGTCATACCCACGAGTTG ACCCAGTTGTTATAATGCTGGTGATTCACCCTGATGGAAATCAATGTCTTTTGGGAAGACAGAAAAGGTTTCCTCCAGGCATGTTCTCTTGTTTAGCAGGATTTATTGAACCAG GAGAGAGCATAGACGATGCTGTTCGAAGAGAAGTTGAAGAAGAGAGCGGTGTCAAAGTTGGCCATGTTCAGTATGTGTCATGTCAACCATGGCCTATGCCGTCATCCTTAATGATTGGATGCCTAGCTGTGGCGATATCTACAGAAATTAGAGTTGACAAGATCGAAATCGAGGAGGCTCGCTGGTTCACTAGAGAACAG GTTGTAGATTCTGTCATGAAAGGAAACCATCGTTTATTTTCGGTACCGCCAAGACAAGCAATTGCCCATCAGTTAATAAAACATTGGATTGGAATGAATTCTAACCTGTAA